The following is a genomic window from Nocardioides thalensis.
GGCGCTCGACCTGCACGTGATGAGCAAGCCCGACCTGACCCCGGTCACGGACGCCGACAAGGCGGTCGAGGAGAGCATCCGGCGCACCCTCTCGCGGGCCCGGAGCCGCGACGCCGTGACCGGCGAGGAGGAGGGCACCACCGGCCACTCGCAGCGCCGCTGGATCGTCGACCCCATCGACGGCACCAAGAACTTCGTGCGCGGCGTGCCCGTCTGGGCGACGCTGATCGCACTGGCGGTCGAGGACGAGGTCGTGCTCAGCGTGGTGTCCGCGCCCCTGCTCGGGCGCCGCTGGTGGGCCTCGGTCGGCCAGGGCACGTGGACCGGCAAGTCGCTGCTGAAGTCCACCCGGTGCGAGGTCTCCGACGTCCGCCGGCTCGAGGACGCCTCGCTGTCCTACGCGTCGCTGTCGGGCTGGGAGGACCGCGGCCTCGGCGAGGACTTCCTCGCGCTGATGCGCCGTTGCTGGCGCACCCGTGCGTACGGCGACTTCTGGTCCTACATGCTGGTGGCCGAGGGTGCCGTTGACCTGGCCGCGGAGCCCGAGCTCGAGGTCTACGACATGGCCGCGCTCGACATCATCGTCCGCGAGGCGGGCGGCCGGTTCACCTCGCTCGACGGCGCCGACGGCCCGTGGGGCGGCAACGCGCTCGCCTCCAACGGCCACCTCCACGAGGCCGCGCTCTCGTTCATCGGCTCGCTCCCGGACGGTGGCGACGACCCCGACTGGCCGTCCAGCGGACCGGGCACGGTGTCCGACCTGCGCGCCCACCGCCGTCCCACCGACGACTGAGATCCTGGCACCCGCCGGTCCGCTCGGAGTAACCTGCCTCACATGCGGATCGCAGACGTGCTGCAGGCCAAGGCCATCAAAGACGTGGTCACCATCGCGCCCGACGCCGGGGTCAAGGAGCTGATCGCCACCCTCGCCGACCACAACATCGGTGCGCTGATCGTGAGCGCCGACGGCACCTCCCTCGACGGCATCGTGAGCGAGCGCGACGTGGTGCGGCACCTCCACCACGACGGCACCGTCATCAACAACACGGTCGGCGCGATCATGACCGACGTCGTGAAGACCTGCTCGCCCGACGACTCGCTCGACGAGGTGATGCACGTGATGACGCAGGGCCGGTTTCGGCACATCCCCGTGTGCGACGCCGACGACGCGCTCGTCGGCATCGTCAGCATCGGCGACCTGGTGAAGCACAAGATCGACCAGCTGCAGTTCGAGCGCGACCAGCTCGACTCCTACGTGCACCAGATGTGATCTGCACAGAACCTCCACAGGTCGCGCCCCGAATCCGCAGGAGACCGCTCCTACGCTGCTGACATGAGCAGCAGCCGCCGGGTCCTCGTCGTCGAGGACGAGCCGGTCATCAACAAGATGGTGGCCGACCGGCTGACCGCGGAGGGCTACGACGTCCGCACGGCGTACGACGGACCGGGCGCGGTCGCCGCGTTCGGCGAGCACTCCCCCGACCTGGTGGTGCTCGACGTGATGCTGCCCGGTTTCGACGGGCACGAGGTGTGCCGCAGGATCCAGGCCGAGCGCCCGGTGCCGGTGCTGATGCTGACCGCCCGCACCGAGGAGACCGACATCCTCGTCGGGCTCGGGGTCGGCGCCGACGACTACCTGACCAAGCCGTTCCGGATGCGCGAGCTGGTCGCCCGTGTCGCCGCCCTGCTCCGGCGGGTCGACCGTGCCGCCGAGCTCAACGGCAGGCGGCCGCTCGACGTCGCCGGCCTGCGCATCGACGCCGCGGCCCGGCGGGTCTGGGTCGACGACGACGAGGTGCGGCTGACCCCCACCGAGTTCGACCTGCTCGCGTGCCTGGCCGAGGCGCCGGGCACGGTCGTCACCCGCGAGCGGCTGCTCGCCGACGTCTGGGGCTGGCCGGGCGGTTCGGGCACCCGCACCGTCGACAGCCACGTGAAGGGCCTGCGCGCGAAGATCGGGGCCGACCGCGTCCGCACGGTCCACGGCGTCGGCTACGCCCTCGAGCCCGGGACCGGACCGTGACGACGAGGCCGCTCGCCGCCGTCCGCTCCCTGAAGGTCAAGCTCGGGCTGCTCGTCGCGGCGAGCACCACCGTCGCCGCGATCGTCGCGCTCGCCGGCCGGTCCGCGGGCGCGTCGGTGTGGCTGACGCTCCCGGTCACCCTCGCGCTGGCGCTCGCGGTCACGCAGCTGCTGGCGCTCGGGATGACCGCCCCGCTGCGCGAGATGACCGCAGCCGCCCGGCGGATGGCGCAGGGCGACTACGACGTGCGGATCACGCCGACGTCGCGGGACGAGGTCGGGGAGCTGACCCGGGCGTTCACGACGATGTCCCGCGACCTCGCGACCGTCGACGCGCAGCGGCGCGAGCTCGTCGCGACCGTCAGCCACGAGCTGCGCACGCCGCTCGCGGCCCAGCGTGCGGTGCTGGAGAACCTCGCCGACGGCATCGGCGGCGCCGACGGCCTCGACCTCGCCGTGCGGCAGGCGGAGCGGCTCTCGCAGCTCGTCGAGGACCTCCTCGACCTCGCCCGGGTCGACGCCGGCAAGGCCCCGCTCGCGACGTCCGACGTCGCGCTGGCGGGCTTCCTCGCCGACGTCGTCGCCGACGCCGAGGCGACCGGTCGCGACGTGCGCTACGACCTCGACGTCGAGCCGGGCCTCGTGGTGAGCGCCGACCCCGGCCGGCTCCACCAGCTGGTCGCCAACCTGCTCGACAACGCCTCTCGGCACAGCCCTGCCGGCGGCACTGTCACCGTGCGTGCCCTGCGTGAGCCCGGCGGCGCGAACCACTACGTGCTCGAGGTCGCCGACCAGGGCGAGGGCATAGCACCGGCCGACCGCGAGCGGGTCTTCGAGCGGTTCGGCACCGTCGGCGCGACCGACGGCGGCGGCACCGGGCTCGGCCTGGCCATCGCCCGGTGGGTGACCGACCTGCACGGCGGCTCGATCAGCTTCGTCGACCCGGCGCCCGGCGCGACCGGCGCGCGCGCCCGCGTCGTGCTGCCCCTCACGCCACCCGTCCGCCCCGCCCCGAAGGAGGCACCCGTGACCACGACCGTGCCCGAGGGACCGGCGACGGCGATCCGGCCGTCCCCGCCCGCTCCCCCGATCTCCGACGACCTGTTCGGCGGCTTCTGGCCCGACGGCACCCCGGGCCGGCTCTCGCTCCTCGCCGGCTCGCTCGGCGTCGGCCTGCTGGCGGCGATCGTGCTGCCCGAGCGCAACGTCGGCCTCGGCTGGACGCTGCTGGTCCTCGCCGCGGGCGCCGTCGTGCTCGGCGCGGCGCGCGACCGCCGTGATCCGTTCACGCTGGCGTGTGCCGGGCTGTGCGGGCTGCTCGCGCTGGTGCCGGTGGTCCGCGCGGCGGAGTGGCTCACCCCGCTGTCGCTGCTCGCCGGCGGGACCCTCATGGTCGCCGGCGTCACCCGCGGCCGCACCCTCCCCGGGTTCGTCGTGGCCGGGCTGTCCTGGCCGCTGGCCGGCCTCCGCGGGCTGCCCTGGCTCGGGCGCACGCTCGCCCTGCTCACGGGTCTCGGCCACGGTGCCGCGCTGCTGCGCACCGTGGTCCTGTCGGTGGTCGGCCTGCTGGTCTTCGGCCTCCTCTTCGCCTCGGCCGACGCGCTGTTCGCGGAGTGGGCGGGCGCGCTCGTGCCCGACGCTGACCTCGACTCCTTCGTGCTGCGCGCGTTCATCACGATCGCGGTCGGCGGCGTGGTGCTCGCGGCGGCGTACCTCGCCCTGAACCCGCCGCGCGTCGACCGCGCGCCGGGTGAGCCACGGCCGGTCGCGCACCGCTTCGAGTGGCTGGCGCCGGTGGTGGTCGTCGACCTGGTGTTCGCGGCGTTCCTCATCGCCCAGGCGGCGGTGATCTTCGGCGGCCACGACTACCTCGAGCGCACCACCGGGCTGACGTACGCCGACTACGTGCACCAGGGCTTCGGCCAGCTCACGATCGCGACGGCCCTCACCCTGCTGGTGGTGTGGTCGGCCGCTCGCAAGGCACCGCGGGCGACGTACGCCGACCGCGCCTGGTTGCGGGCGGCGCTCGGCGTGCTGTGCGCCCAGACCCTCGTCGTGGTGGCGTCCGCGCTCCACCGGATGCACGTCTACCAGGAGGCCTACGGCTTCACCGAGCTCCGGCTCCTGGTCGACGTCTTCGAGGGCTGGCTCGGCCTGCTCGTCCTGGCCGTCGCCGTCGCCGGCTGGCGGCTGCGGGCGACGTGGCTGCCACGCTTCGCGCTGATCTCCGGCGCCGTCGCGTTCCTCGGCGTCGTCGCGCTCAACCCGGAGGCGTGGGTGGCCGAGCGCAACCTCGACCGCTACGCGGAGACCGGCAAGATCGACACCGGCTACCTCAACGGGCTCTCCGACGACGCGGTCCCGGCGCTCGTCGACGCACCCGAGGAGATCCGCGACTGCCTGCTCGTGGGCCGCACCGAGGCCGACGAGGACTGGCTGGAATGGAACCTCGGCCGGGCCCTGGCCGCCGAGCACCTCGGCGTCGAGCCGTGGCCGGGCGAGGAGCTGGCCTGCCCGGCCCCGTCATAGGCTGCGGGCATGGCTGAGAAACCAGAGATCGACTTCGTCGACCCCACCCCGCCCACCGACCTCGTGGTCACCGACGTCACCGTCGGCGACGGCGCGGAGGCGACCGCCGGCAGCACTGTCTCGGTGCACTACGTCGGCGTCGCCCACTCGACGGGCGAGGAGTTCGACGCGTCCTACAACCGCGGCGCCCCGCTCAAGTTCCAGCTCGGCGTCGGCCAGGTCATCTCCGGCTGGGACCAGGGCGTGCAGGGCATGAAGGTCGGCGGCCGCCGCCAGCTCGTGATCCCGCCCCACCTGGGCTACGGCGACCGCGGCGCCGGCGGTGTCATCAAGGGCGGCGAGACCCTCATCTTCGTGGTGGACCTGCTCGGAGTCAGCTAGTCACCAGGGCAGGTCGTCGGGTACGTCGCCATGCGCGACCCGGGCGGCCTGCCCGGCCAGTTCCACCACGTCGCCCTCGCGGAGCTGGCGCCCCCGGCGGGTCTCGACCTCGCCGTTGACTCGGACCATCCCGGACTGGATGAGCGGCTTGGCCTCCGAGCCGGTCTCGATCAGGTTGGCGAGCTTGAGGAACTGACCCAGGCGGATCACGTCGTCGCTGATCGGGACGTCCACGGGCTCGGGCATGGCCCCAGCCTATTCAGTGGATCAGCACCGAGATCGCGTGGATGAGCACGCCGACGAGGCCGCCGACGATGGTGCCGTTGATCCGGATGAACTGGAGGTCGCGGCCGACGTGCAGCTCGATCCGGCGTGCGGCCTCCTTGCCGTCCCAGCGCTCGATCGTGTGCGTGATCACCGCGGTGACCTCGGCGCCGTAGCGGTCGACGGCGAAGACGGCCGCGTCCGCCGCGGCCTTGTCGAGCCGCGCCCGCAGCGCGGCGTCGGTCTGGAGCCGCGCGGTGGCGGCCTCGACCTCGACCATCAGCCGCCGGTGGACCGCCCCCTGCGGGTCGGAGAGCGACCCCTCGAGCGCGCGCCGCAGCGCGTTCCAGAGCGTGATCGCGGTGTTGATGACGGCGGGGTGGTCGAGGAGCCGCTCCTTGAGCCGCTCGGCCCGCTCCTGCGTCGGCCCGTTGGACAGCAGGTCGTCGGACAGCTTGTGCAGCATCGAGTCGAGCGCCTTGCGGGCGCGGTGGTGCGGGTCGACACGGATCTCGCCGACCCACCGCACCATCTCGATGTGCGCCTTGTTGATGACGTACTCGTTGACGCTCTGCGGCGCCCACCACGGCGCCCGCTCCCCCAGCACCTCGTGCACGGTCTCGGGGTTGGCGATCAGCCAGCCGTGCAGTTCCTCCAGCGTCAGGTCGACCAGGCCGTGGTGGAGGTCGTCGGCCAGCGCCTCGGCCAGCATCCCGCCCAGCAGCGGGGCGATCGGCTCCTCGCGGAAGCGGGGCACCAGCGCGTCGGTGACGAGGGAGGCGATGTGGTCCTCGCGCACCTTCCCGAGCGCGAGCGCGGCGATGTCGGCGACCTCGTCGACGACCCGCTGCGCGTTCGCGGGTACGGCGAGCCAGCCGGCGACCCGCGAGGAGATGCCGACCGCGTCGATGCGTTCGCGGATGATGTCCTCCTGGAGGAAGTTCTCGCCGACGAACTCCTCCAGGCCCCTGCCCAGGTCGTCCTTGCGCTTGGGGATCAGGGCCGTGTGCGGGATGGGCAGCCCCAGCGGGTGCTTGAACAGCGCCGTCACCGCGAACCAGTCCGCGATGGCGCCCACCATCGACGCCTCCGCGCCGGCGTTGACGAAGCCGAGCCACCCGTCGGTCCCGAGCGTCGCGACGTAGACCGCGGCGGCGAACAGCAGCAGCGACACCGCGACCGTGCGCATGCGCCGCAGGGCGCTGCGCCGTACGGCGTCGGCGGCGGTCTCCGTCGCCTGCATGAACCCGGTCATGTCCCCATCCTTGCCTAACGGCGGGCGCGTGCATGAGAGGATGCCCGCCATGTCCAGCGGCCGTACCGTCATCACGTTCGGGACGTTCGACGTCTTCCACGTCGGTCACCTGCGAGTGATCGAGCGTGCTGCCGAGCTCGGCGACCGGCTCGTCGTCGGCGTGTCCGCCGACGCCCTCAACGTCCGCAAGAAGGGCCGCGAGCCGGTGTTCAGCGAGGGCGAGCGGCTGGCCATCGTCGCCGCGCTCAAGCCCGTCGACGAGGTGTTCCTCGAGGAGAGCCTGGAGCTCAAGCGCGACTACATCGAGCGGTTCGCCGCCGACGTGCTCGTCATGGGAGATGACTGGAAAGGGCGTTTCGATGAGCTGTCGGACGCCTGCGAGGTGGTCTACTTGCCCCGCACCCCGGCGATCTCGACGACGGCGCTGATCGAGAAGATCTCGACCATCTCCTGACCAGCAGGTCCCCGGGCGGTCCCTTCCCCGACCCGCTTGGAGCTGTCATGCGCGCAATCGGCCGCGCCACCTCGGCCGCCGTCGCGCTGCTGGCGCTCCTCGTCGGTACGGCGGCCGCGCCCCCCGCGGGCGCCGAGCCACCGCGGCCGCGAGCCGACCACCGCGGCACGGGCGATCCCGCGGACGCCGTCAACGAGGCAGCGAGGATCCTGACGGCCGAGACCGAGGAGAGCGGCCCCGGTCACGGCGGCCACCACGCCGAGCTCACGCTCGCGATGCGCGACCTGTTCCTCGCGCGCCCCGAGCTCGGGTTCTTCGACTCCGTGCGCGCGGACCTGCTGCTCGCACGCCCCACGGACGGCGAGCGCGACACCGGCGGCGACGGCTACCAGGGCGAGTCCGACCGCCGGTGCGGCCGACGGATCTGCGTCCACTACGCCCGGCGCGGCGTCGACGCCCCCTCCGGCGACCGTTGGGTGGGCCGGACCCTGCGCACCCTGTCGGCCGTGTGGTCCTACGAGGTCGGCACCCTCGGCCTGCGCCCGCCGCCGTCCGACGGCCGCAAGGGCGGCGACGGCCGGTTCGACGTCTACCTCGCCGAGCTCGGCGCGCGCGGCCTGTTCGGCTACTGCACGCCCGAGCGGCGCGTGCCCGGCGAGCGGTTCGCCGCGTCGGGCTACTGCGTGCTCGACGACGACTTCTCGCGCGAGCAGTACGGCGCCGCACCGCGCGCGAGCCTGCGCGTGACCGCCGCGCACGAGTTCTTCCACGCGATCCAGTTCGGCTACGACTTCCGCGAGGACCCGTGGCTGCTCGAGTCGACCGCGACCTGGATCGAGGAGCGCTTCGCGGACCGCGCCGACGACAACCGCCGCTACCTGCGCTACGGCTCGGTCCGCCGGCCCGGCGCGTCGCTCGACCACTTCTCCAACAACAGCTACGCCCACTACGGCAACTGGGCGTTCTGGGAGTACCTCAGCACCCGGTTCGGCCCCGGCGTCGTGCCCCGGGTGTGGCGGCGCGCCGACGCCCGCGGCACCGCGCCCGACGACTACTCCGTCGAGGCGCTCGCGCGGGTGCTCCGCGACCACGGCGGGCTCCGCGACGTGCTGGCGTCGTACGCCGCCACGAACCTCGACCCGGCGACGCGCTACGCCGAGGGCGACCGCTGGCCGCACGCCGCCGTGGCGGCCCGGCTCAGGCTCGCGCCCGGCGACGACCGCACCCGCAGCCTCGAGATCGACCATCTCGCGGCGGCCCACGTCGTCGTACGGCCGACCCGGGACGCACCGCAACGGCGCGCCGTGCTGGAGATCTCCGTTGCGGGCCCGCCGCGGCGGACGGCTCCCGCTGCGCTGGTGACCGTACGGCGCCGCGACGGATCCGTCACCCGACACCCCATGACGCTCGGCCCGCGCGGCGACGGCCGCGTCCGGGTCCCGTTCGGCCGCGCGCGGGTGACGTCGGTGGTCGTCACCGCCGTCAACGCCTCGCGCCGCTACCGCTGCCAGCGGCACACGCTGTTCGCGTGCGCGGGCACGCCGGTCGACCAGGACCAGCGCTTCCGGATCAGCGCGCGCGTCAGTCGCTCGTAGCGAGAAAATGGACGGGTGGCGGAACCCCCCAGCCACCGCCACCCGTCCTCAGGCCGCATTTTCGACGGGACCCGAGTGATCGCCTGGCACGTGGCCTTGTCCCGATAACGATACTCCAGCGCGGAGGTTCCGGACCTTTCGGTGAACCTGTGTCGCGGAAGGAAAGAACCCGCGGATCAGGCGGGCTCAGCCCCAGCGCAGCGTGGCCGCCACGGGCTCCTCGAGCACGTCACGCGGGAGCACGGTGAGCCCGGCGTCGGTCATCGCGGCCGCGGCGACGAGCACCTGGTCGGCCGGCAACGGTCCGGCGCCCGCCGCGCTCTCGGGCAGCGTGAGGCCGGGGTGGTCGGCGGCGTCGATCGCCTTCTCGTGAGCGGTCGCGAGGTCGATCGCCAGCGTGTCCACGCCACCCTGGACGAACGCGTCGACCACCGGGTCGACGCCGAGCGCCGCACCCTCGCCGACGGCCTTTCCCCGGGCGAGCGTCTGGAGCAGGTCCTCGGTGTCGCGAGCCTCGTAGGCGTCGAGCACCCGCTGGACGTCGGCCCACAGGGCGTCCTCGTCGACGCCGGCGGCGCGCCCGCCGCTCTCGACGACCTCGACGTCGACCTGGGGCACCTCGCCGATGATCTCGACCAGGTCGGTCCGGGCCCGGACGTCACCGCAGACGATGACGACGCGCGGCTGATAGCTCGTCGCGAGCTCGCGCAGCTGACCGGCGACGAGCTCGGCGTTGGCCTGCCAGTTGTTCTCGGCGCGCTGCTGGTACTTCTTCTGCATCCAGTCGCCCTCGGGCAGCTTCCGGATGTCCATGGTCTCGCCGTCGACCGAGGTCGCCTCGGCGACCCCCCGGCCCCGCGCGACGTAGACCTCCAGGTCGGCGCCCGCGCGGTCGGCGCGGACCAGCACGAACGGGAACTCGCCGTCGACCATGCCGAGCCAGCCGGCGAGGTCGGGCAGCGGGCCGACGCTCACCCCCTCCGGCCACCAGGAGCTCCCGGCGCGCGCGTCGTCGAGCACCACGCCCTCCGGCGTGGCGACGATCGTGCGCCGCACCTCCCCGGGCAGGTGGGTCGGCTCGTGCAGGCGCTCGCCGATCTCGTCGATCACCGCCGGGGCGATGCCGTGCCGCTCGAGCTCGTGGCGGCTGGTCGTCCACCGCGCGTCGAGCTGCTGCCGGGCGTCCTCGGTCGCGCGACTCACGTCGAGGTGGACCGAGACGTAGGGACCGGGGCGATCGAGGACTGTCCTTACCTGGTCGAGCTGCATAACGGTGCCGTACCCGCGGGGGTTTGCCGCATACGGCAGGCTGGCCGCATGACGACGGCCCCCACCTACGAGCTCAACGACGGACGCCCGATCCCGGCCCTGGGGTTCGGCACCTACCCCCTCCGCGACGACGAGGCCGTTGTGGCCGTCGCGAGCGCGATCGACGCGGGCTACCGGCTGATCGACACCGCCGTGAACTACGGCAACGAGGAGGCGGTCGGCCGCGGGCTCCGGGAGTCGGGCGTCCCGCGCGACGAGCTGTTCGTCACCAGCAAGCTGCCGGGCCGCCACCACGCCTACGACGACGCGATCGCCTCGACCGAGGAGTCGCTCGAGCGGCTGGGGCTCGACTACCTCGACCTGCACCTCATCCACTGGCCCAACCCGAGCGTCGGCAAGTACGGCGAGGCGTGGCGCGCGCTGGTCGAGCTTCGCGAGCGCGGCCTGGTGCGCTCGGTGGGGGTCTCCAACTTCACCCGGGCGCACCTCGAGCGCATCATCGACGAGACCGGCGTGACGCCGGCGGTCAACCAGGTCGAGCTGCACCCCTACTTCCCGCAGCCGGAGATGCGCGCCGCCCACGAGGAGCTCGGGATCCGCACCGAGGCGTGGAGCCCGCTCGGCAAGCGGCAGGCGCCGTACGCCGAGCCGGTGGTGACCGCCGCGGCGGAGCGCCTCGGCGTCACGCCGGCGCAGGTGGTCCTGAGGTGGCACGTCGAGCTCGGGTCGATCGCGATCCCCAAGTCGGGCACGCCGTCACGGCAGCGCGAGAACCTCGACGTGTTCTCGTTCGAGCTGACCCAGGACGAGGTCGCCGCGATCGCCGCGCTCGGGCGGCCGGACGGGCGGCTGTTCGGGGGCGACCCCGACACCCACGAGGAGATGTAGGACGATCGCGCCGGTCAGTCGACGAGCGGGCGCAGGGTGACCGCGCCGGGACCGAACGACTCGACGGCGGAGTCGGCGCAGATCTCGCACTTGGTGCGCAGCGCGGTGGCGCCGGTGTCGGTCAGCGCGCCGGAGTAGGTGACCCGCCAGACCGCGGGCTCGGAGCAGGCGGTGCTCCCGGCCAGCTCGCGGTCCTCGATGCGGACGCCGTCGGCGTCCTCGACCAGGTAGGACTGGCAGGCGACGTTGACGCGCGCCGGCGCCGTCGTGGTCCTCGTCTCGAGGATCACGGCTGTGGGATCGCCGTGCCGTAGGTCCATGTCAGTCCACCTCGCCGCTCAGATACCCCGTCGGGGCGAGATCAATCCTTCGCTGATCACGTCGCGCCCGCATACCCCCGATCGGTCATTTACCCACCCTCCTTAGGGACTGCCCGGGGCGGACCGTCAGGCGCAGCCGTCGGGGTCGGCGGTGGCCTCGTCCGGGTCGACCTTCAGGCAGCTGGTGTCGACCGCCTCGAACGCGGAGGCGGGGATCGTCTTGAGGTCGTCGAGCAGCGCGCCGGGCCAGCTGCGGTTGCGCTCCCCCTGGAAGAACCAGGGGCTGCCGTTGTCGGCCAGGACCAGGCCGTAGGTCTGCAGGGCCTCGACCACCCTGCGCGCAGCCGCGCCCAGGTCGCTCGCGTCGTAGTCGGGGTCGAGCCGGAACCGGGCGCCCATGGGCGGCCAGGCGAGCGACTTCGTGCCGGCCTCGTGGCGAGCGGGCCAGAGGTAGTGCTCGGCCGTGACGTCGGTGGTGAACCGGATCGCGTGGTCGATGGTGTCGTTCTTGACCTCCGACCAGCGCAGCAGCCCGGGCAGGATCGGCAGGCCGGCCGCGTCGGCGGAGGTCCAGCCGTCGGGGCGCAGCGCGTTGGAGTCGAGGTCGAACACCGCGCCCGACCCGGCGTACCACCGGCCGTCCCTCTTCCGCGTCGCCCAGGTCTCGTAGAGCCGGCAGCGGCCGCGGTCGACGACGATGGCGTGGCGGTCGCCGCCGCCCTCGATCCGGGTGTCCCTGCCCAGCGGGTAGCGCACCCGGTCGCTCTCGTCGGCGTAGCGGAACCGGACCCGGACCTTGCGGTGGTCGCGGCCCACGACGGTGATCGGGATGCCGTAGCGGCGGCCGCCGAAGTCGGGGTGCAGGTCGACGTCGGTCGACATGTGCGAGAGCCAGTCGGCGCTGCGGTCGTGCACGGGGAGCGAGCTGACGTCGGCGTGCCACCAGTTGTCGTCGGGGAAGACGTCGCACCCCGCCAGCGGAGCGGACCGTACGGCCACCGCGTCCTCCGCGCCCTGACCGGGCGTCGTCGTCGCGGCGCACGCCACCGTAAGCCCGCAGCCGAGCAGGAGGCCGATCCCTCGTCGCACGCTGTCGACGATAAGCGGATCGGCTCAGGCGAACCAGCCGCTGGGCGTGAGCTCGGCGCCCATCCGCGGCACGTACTGGTCGAAGTAGATGCGCGCGATCAGCTCGCGCCGCGACCGCACCGCCGCCTTCTCGAAGACCGACTTCAGGTGGTCCTGGACCGTGTAGGCGGACAGGTGGAGCGACGCCGCGATCTCCTTGGTGTCGACGCCCTGGAGCACCAGCTGGGTCACGTCGCGCTCCCGCGGCGTGAGCCCGAACGCGGCGACGACCAGCGCGACGATCTCCGGCGGCCGGGCCTCCTCGATCGTCACCACGACCTCACCCTGGCGGTCGCCGAACGACGTCAGCGGGCCGGCGTGGATGACCAGCCACATGCCGCTCCGGGTCCGCACCCGGGAGCGCGGTGGGATCGTGGTCTCGCCGCGGGCGTAGCGGCGCGCGGCGCCGACCAGCGCCGAGACCGGGCTGAGCGCGTCGCAGTGGGTGTCGCCGAGGGACAGCTCGGCGAGCCGCTCCTCGGCGCCCAGGCTCATCT
Proteins encoded in this region:
- a CDS encoding inositol monophosphatase family protein; protein product: MASDYTDDLRLAHLLADDADSLTQARFKALDLHVMSKPDLTPVTDADKAVEESIRRTLSRARSRDAVTGEEEGTTGHSQRRWIVDPIDGTKNFVRGVPVWATLIALAVEDEVVLSVVSAPLLGRRWWASVGQGTWTGKSLLKSTRCEVSDVRRLEDASLSYASLSGWEDRGLGEDFLALMRRCWRTRAYGDFWSYMLVAEGAVDLAAEPELEVYDMAALDIIVREAGGRFTSLDGADGPWGGNALASNGHLHEAALSFIGSLPDGGDDPDWPSSGPGTVSDLRAHRRPTDD
- a CDS encoding CBS domain-containing protein; translated protein: MRIADVLQAKAIKDVVTIAPDAGVKELIATLADHNIGALIVSADGTSLDGIVSERDVVRHLHHDGTVINNTVGAIMTDVVKTCSPDDSLDEVMHVMTQGRFRHIPVCDADDALVGIVSIGDLVKHKIDQLQFERDQLDSYVHQM
- a CDS encoding response regulator transcription factor, which translates into the protein MSSSRRVLVVEDEPVINKMVADRLTAEGYDVRTAYDGPGAVAAFGEHSPDLVVLDVMLPGFDGHEVCRRIQAERPVPVLMLTARTEETDILVGLGVGADDYLTKPFRMRELVARVAALLRRVDRAAELNGRRPLDVAGLRIDAAARRVWVDDDEVRLTPTEFDLLACLAEAPGTVVTRERLLADVWGWPGGSGTRTVDSHVKGLRAKIGADRVRTVHGVGYALEPGTGP
- a CDS encoding DUF4153 domain-containing protein — translated: MTTRPLAAVRSLKVKLGLLVAASTTVAAIVALAGRSAGASVWLTLPVTLALALAVTQLLALGMTAPLREMTAAARRMAQGDYDVRITPTSRDEVGELTRAFTTMSRDLATVDAQRRELVATVSHELRTPLAAQRAVLENLADGIGGADGLDLAVRQAERLSQLVEDLLDLARVDAGKAPLATSDVALAGFLADVVADAEATGRDVRYDLDVEPGLVVSADPGRLHQLVANLLDNASRHSPAGGTVTVRALREPGGANHYVLEVADQGEGIAPADRERVFERFGTVGATDGGGTGLGLAIARWVTDLHGGSISFVDPAPGATGARARVVLPLTPPVRPAPKEAPVTTTVPEGPATAIRPSPPAPPISDDLFGGFWPDGTPGRLSLLAGSLGVGLLAAIVLPERNVGLGWTLLVLAAGAVVLGAARDRRDPFTLACAGLCGLLALVPVVRAAEWLTPLSLLAGGTLMVAGVTRGRTLPGFVVAGLSWPLAGLRGLPWLGRTLALLTGLGHGAALLRTVVLSVVGLLVFGLLFASADALFAEWAGALVPDADLDSFVLRAFITIAVGGVVLAAAYLALNPPRVDRAPGEPRPVAHRFEWLAPVVVVDLVFAAFLIAQAAVIFGGHDYLERTTGLTYADYVHQGFGQLTIATALTLLVVWSAARKAPRATYADRAWLRAALGVLCAQTLVVVASALHRMHVYQEAYGFTELRLLVDVFEGWLGLLVLAVAVAGWRLRATWLPRFALISGAVAFLGVVALNPEAWVAERNLDRYAETGKIDTGYLNGLSDDAVPALVDAPEEIRDCLLVGRTEADEDWLEWNLGRALAAEHLGVEPWPGEELACPAPS
- a CDS encoding FKBP-type peptidyl-prolyl cis-trans isomerase: MAEKPEIDFVDPTPPTDLVVTDVTVGDGAEATAGSTVSVHYVGVAHSTGEEFDASYNRGAPLKFQLGVGQVISGWDQGVQGMKVGGRRQLVIPPHLGYGDRGAGGVIKGGETLIFVVDLLGVS
- a CDS encoding RNA-binding S4 domain-containing protein codes for the protein MPEPVDVPISDDVIRLGQFLKLANLIETGSEAKPLIQSGMVRVNGEVETRRGRQLREGDVVELAGQAARVAHGDVPDDLPW
- a CDS encoding DUF445 domain-containing protein, with translation MTGFMQATETAADAVRRSALRRMRTVAVSLLLFAAAVYVATLGTDGWLGFVNAGAEASMVGAIADWFAVTALFKHPLGLPIPHTALIPKRKDDLGRGLEEFVGENFLQEDIIRERIDAVGISSRVAGWLAVPANAQRVVDEVADIAALALGKVREDHIASLVTDALVPRFREEPIAPLLGGMLAEALADDLHHGLVDLTLEELHGWLIANPETVHEVLGERAPWWAPQSVNEYVINKAHIEMVRWVGEIRVDPHHRARKALDSMLHKLSDDLLSNGPTQERAERLKERLLDHPAVINTAITLWNALRRALEGSLSDPQGAVHRRLMVEVEAATARLQTDAALRARLDKAAADAAVFAVDRYGAEVTAVITHTIERWDGKEAARRIELHVGRDLQFIRINGTIVGGLVGVLIHAISVLIH
- a CDS encoding adenylyltransferase/cytidyltransferase family protein; this encodes MSSGRTVITFGTFDVFHVGHLRVIERAAELGDRLVVGVSADALNVRKKGREPVFSEGERLAIVAALKPVDEVFLEESLELKRDYIERFAADVLVMGDDWKGRFDELSDACEVVYLPRTPAISTTALIEKISTIS
- a CDS encoding MXAN_6640 family putative metalloprotease; amino-acid sequence: MRAIGRATSAAVALLALLVGTAAAPPAGAEPPRPRADHRGTGDPADAVNEAARILTAETEESGPGHGGHHAELTLAMRDLFLARPELGFFDSVRADLLLARPTDGERDTGGDGYQGESDRRCGRRICVHYARRGVDAPSGDRWVGRTLRTLSAVWSYEVGTLGLRPPPSDGRKGGDGRFDVYLAELGARGLFGYCTPERRVPGERFAASGYCVLDDDFSREQYGAAPRASLRVTAAHEFFHAIQFGYDFREDPWLLESTATWIEERFADRADDNRRYLRYGSVRRPGASLDHFSNNSYAHYGNWAFWEYLSTRFGPGVVPRVWRRADARGTAPDDYSVEALARVLRDHGGLRDVLASYAATNLDPATRYAEGDRWPHAAVAARLRLAPGDDRTRSLEIDHLAAAHVVVRPTRDAPQRRAVLEISVAGPPRRTAPAALVTVRRRDGSVTRHPMTLGPRGDGRVRVPFGRARVTSVVVTAVNASRRYRCQRHTLFACAGTPVDQDQRFRISARVSRS